In Primulina huaijiensis isolate GDHJ02 chromosome 6, ASM1229523v2, whole genome shotgun sequence, a single window of DNA contains:
- the LOC140978871 gene encoding protein NRT1/ PTR FAMILY 1.2-like produces MIEEEGEVVPLLELRSRNNEVDNNKGGFRTLPFIIGTEGLEKMATFGLSPNMTVYLMGQYHMGMTTASNVLFFWSSATNFMPIIWAIVADSFLGQFYAIGVGSMICFVGLVHLWLTTVIPNAKPPPCDESAHLCSPSIPQFVFLCGSLGLISIGAGGVRSSALAFGANQLRKGNFKKNLCVKDSYFSWYYVSYTFSILIAFTCVIYIQDNLGWSVGFAVPALLMLLAVFVYFSASSWYINPDSKTSFVTNFVKVVVASYRNRHVKLSDKTDVLYHRKNGSSKIPPSRKLRFLNKACVVKDPQWDITANGIATNSSNLCTVDQVEELKSLLRVIPIWSSGMIMFVNVSQPSFLVLQAASMDRKISSFEFPAASFGIFTVLSVIIWVILYDRVFLPLASRVRGRRVGITSRTRMGFGIFLSFIAMLVTAAVESKRRTVVAANMSAMWLIPQYCLTGFAEASNAIAQNEFYFSELPRSMWCIAATLNGIGLALANLVASFILNCVDVISKEGERESWISNDIDKGHYDYYYLVLAGLSMANMVYFLVCSSAYGPLKGERNLAEEDDEF; encoded by the exons ATGATCGAGGAAGAGGGAGAAGTGGTGCCTCTTCTGGAGTTGAGGAGTCGTAACAATGAGGTCGATAATAACAAGGGTGGCTTCAGAACTTTGCCCTTTATCATTG GGACTGAAGGATTGGAGAAGATGGCAACGTTTGGGCTGAGTCCAAATATGACAGTTTATTTGATGGGACAGTATCATATGGGAATGACCACTGCGTCAAATGTATTGTTTTTTTGGTCGTCAGCAACAAATTTCATGCCAATTATCTGGGCTATCGTTGCAGATTCTTTCTTGGGCCAGTTTTATGCCATCGGAGTTGGATCCATGATTTGctttgtg GGACTTGTTCATTTGTGGTTAACTACGGTAATCCCAAATGCGAAACCGCCTCCGTGCGATGAATCCGCCCATTTATGCTCCCCCTCGATCCCCCAGTTTGTCTTCTTGTGCGGCTCGCTCGGCCTAATTTCCATCGGAGCTGGAGGAGTCCGATCCTCGGCGTTAGCCTTCGGTGCAAATCAACTCCGAAAAGGGAATTTCAAGAAGAATTTATGCGTAAAAGATAGCTATTTCAGCTGGTACTATGTGTCCTACACTTTCTCCATCCTCATTGCCTTCACATGTGTCATTTACATTCAAGACAACTTGGGATGGAGCGTTGGTTTCGCCGTCCCCGCGTTGCTGATGTTGCTTGCCGTTTTTGTCTACTTCTCGGCTTCCTCATGGTACATCAATCCGGATAGTAAAACAAGCTTCGTAACAAATTTTGTAAAGGTCGTCGTAGCTTCTTATAGAAACCGGCATGTCAAACTGTCTGATAAAACAGATGTCTTGTATCATCGCAAGAACGGCTCGTCAAAAATTCCTCCCAGTCGGAAGCTCAG GTTTCTTAACAAGGCTTGCGTAGTTAAAGATCCACAGTGGGACATAACAGCAAATGGGATCGCTACAAATTCTAGTAATCTGTGCACTGTAGATCAAGTCGAGGAGCTCAAGTCACTACTTCGAGTGATCCCGATATGGTCTTCAGGAATGATCATGTTTGTAAACGTAAGCCAGCCCTCATTTCTAGTACTCCAAGCCGCATCAATGGACAGAAAAATATCGTCTTTTGAGTTTCCTGCGGCCTCTTTTGGCATATTTACGGTCCTATCGGTCATAATATGGGTCATTCTCTACGACCGTGTGTTTCTTCCCTTAGCATCCAGAGTCAGGGGGCGGCGCGTTGGAATCACTTCTAGAACGAGAATGGGATTCGGGATATTTCTCTCATTTATTGCCATGCTGGTTACAGCTGCTGTCGAAAGCAAACGGCGAACCGTAGTTGCTGCCAACATGTCAGCAATGTGGCTCATACCACAATATTGCCTCACAGGCTTTGCAGAGGCCTCGAACGCTATCGCACAAAACGAGTTCTATTTTTCGGAACTTCCGAGAAGTATGTGGTGTATAGCTGCAACACTGAATGGGATTGGACTGGCTTTGGCGAATTTGGTTGCGAGTTTTATACTGAATTGTGTCGATGTGATCTCAAAAGAAGGCGAGCGCGAGAGCTGGATTTCGAACGATATTGATAAGGGTCACTATGATTATTACTACTTGGTTCTTGCGGGGTTGAGTATGGCTAATATGGTGTATTTTCTTGTTTGTAGCAGTGCTTATGGTCCATTGAAAGGGGAAAGAAATCTTGCAGAAGAGGACGACGAGTTCTGA